A segment of the Stigmatopora nigra isolate UIUO_SnigA chromosome 15, RoL_Snig_1.1, whole genome shotgun sequence genome:
CAAATACCTGTTTTAGAAGTTGTGCGCCCAAGTAGTTCTTGGCCACGTGGCTCAGGTCCAGACTAGACTTGCCCCTCATCTTACATCGAACATAACCATAAAGATTGGCTCCTTGTAGAGCAAGTCCCATGATTCCAACCGcctaaaaatgacacaaaaaattaaaaacaggactcaaaaacatgtttttccccccaaaaaactgacCAGCCATTTAATTTGAAGAGTAAAGATAATGCTGAAAACAAAGATGGCCCAAAGGATTGGAAAGATGATGAGACCCAACCAGAAGATCTTGGACTCGGCACTACTTGTCAAATTCAGACTGTCGCTCTGTTGAGGACAACATTTCAAAGATggcttcattttatttatctattttgccAGTTTACCTTCCTGGCCTCGAACAACCAATGGCTGGTCCCGTCTTCGTCCACCCGATTCCACCAACGAAGACCCACCATCAATCTCCCCGA
Coding sequences within it:
- the LOC144208369 gene encoding Golgi apparatus membrane protein TVP23 homolog B-like, giving the protein MRQSSQNAPLFGEDDKTIPPKPDFRHPLVSFLHLFFRTSAIFVYLLYDYVSDHFIACMVTIILLLSCDFWTVKNVSGRLMVGLRWWNRVDEDGTSHWLFEARKSDSLNLTSSAESKIFWLGLIIFPILWAIFVFSIIFTLQIKWLAVGIMGLALQGANLYGYVRCKMRGKSSLDLSHVAKNYLGAQLLKQATKAT